In Silene latifolia isolate original U9 population chromosome 3, ASM4854445v1, whole genome shotgun sequence, a single window of DNA contains:
- the LOC141646642 gene encoding G2/mitotic-specific cyclin S13-7 isoform X2, with amino-acid sequence MDLRIDVPIKITEEPKQKKEAGNRRALQEIGNLVNFQNVPIINLGALSLANDQGGANKKKVTLKPEHETVIIISSDDEEDENEKLNKKKRILSGKKSYRKKKAHSLTYVLTARSKMACGLGIKPKDEVTNIDDVDANNELAVVEYVEDIYKFYKVVEDENRVCNYMPWQSHINEKMRMILVDWLVEVHNKFELLPETLYLTIDIVDRYLSRKIVSRKELQLIGISSMLLACKYEEIWAPEVNDFICISDNAYTKEQILAMEKEILGKLEWNLTVATPYVFLLRFIKATLPADNEMENMAFYMAESGLLQYQVVVLFSPSLIAASAVYAAIHYLGGTRGWTETLKHYTGYSEEELKGCAKMLVKYQMSAKECKLKGVHRKFSSIVRGAVALLPPPSKSLDSI; translated from the exons ATGGATTTGAGAATTGATGTCCCTATTAAAATTACTG AAGAACCAAAGCAGAAGAAAGAAGCCGGAAATCGTAGAGCCCTACAAGAAATTGGCAATTTGGTTAATTTTCAGAATGTTCCCATCATCAA CTTGGGTGCCTTATCACTTGCAAATGATCAAGGAGGAGCTAACAAGAAAAAGGTTACCCTTAAGCCGGAACACGAGACAGTCATCATAATAAGCTCGGACgatgaagaagacgaaaatgaGAAGTtgaataaaaagaaaagaattctGAGTGGAAAGAAAAGCTATAGGAAGAAGAAAGCTCATAGTCTCACTTATGTCCTCACCGCTCGCAGCAAG ATGGCCTGTGGACTAGGAATTAAGCCGAAAGATGAGGTAACAAACATTGATGATGTAGATGCTAATAATGAGCTAGCTGTGGTTGAGTATGTAGAGGACATCTACAAGTTTTACAAGGTAGTCGAGGATGAAAACCGTGTGTGTAATTACATGCCGTGGCAATCCCACATCAATGAGAAGATGAGGATGATTTTAGTCGATTGGCTGGTCGAAGTTCATAACAAGTTTGAACTGTTGCCTGAGACCCTTTACTTGACAATTGATATTGTAGACCGGTATCTTTCGAGGAAAATTGTGTCTAGGAAGGAGCTTCAACTGATTGGTATCAGTTCAATGCTCTTGGCCTGCAAATATGAAGAAATTTGGGCACCTGAG GTGAATGATTTCATCTGTATATCTGATAATGCATACACCAAAGAACAAATACTTGCTATGGAGAAAGAGATTCTCGGAAAGTTGGAGTGGAATCTCACAGTTGCGACTCCATATGTCTTCTTACTTAGGTTCATCAAAGCTACTCTTCCTGCTGACAACGAg ATGGAGAACATGGCCTTTTACATGGCAGAAAGCGGCCTGTTGCAGTATCAGGTGGTGGTGTTGTTCTCCCCATCGCTGATTGCTGCTTCAGCAGTATACGCGGCCATCCACTATTTGGGCGGAACTCGTGGTTGGACTGAAACACTGAAGCATTACACAGGCTACTCTGAGGAAGAACTCAAGGGATGTGCAAAAATGTTGGTGAAATATCAAATGTCAGCCAAAGAATGTAAGCTGAAAGGAGTTCACAGGAAGTTCTCGAGTATTGTTAGAGGCGCTGTCGCCCTTCTGCCACCACCTTCCAAATCTCTGGACAGTATTTAG
- the LOC141646644 gene encoding molybdopterin synthase catalytic subunit codes for MAEEKTLIEILDEGNPLDIVKYINFVRAPECGAIATFSGTTRDSFDGKTVVELRYEAYVPMAIRCIKSICSTARKMWNLNLIAVAHQLGRVPVAETSVFVAISSVHRVDALDACKYLIDELKASVPIWKKEVYANGEIWKENSEFLERKSELGKPSHGKKGCCGSKVRVDNEIAGETKEAERGKKSCCGSKVRVDNEIAGETKEAETH; via the coding sequence ATGGCCGAAGAGAAAACACTGATCGAAATTCTTGATGAGGGTAACCCCCTAGATATTGTTAAGTACATAAATTTTGTTCGGGCCCCCGAGTGTGGAGCCATTGCGACTTTTTCAGGCACTACACGTGATTCCTTTGATGGGAAAACCGTTGTTGAGCTGAGATATGAAGCGTATGTTCCTATGGCAATACGTTGCATTAAGTCCATATGTTCTACAGCTCGAAAAATGTGGAATTTGAACTTAATTGCTGTGGCCCACCAGCTTGGGCGTGTTCCTGTTGCTGAAACGAGTGTCTTTGTCGCTATATCATCTGTTCATCGTGTTGATGCATTAGATGCTTGCAAGTATTTGATCGATGAATTAAAGGCATCCGTTCCAATTTGGAAGAAAGAGGTCTATGCTAATGGTGAGATTTGGAAAGAGAACTCCGAGTTCTTAGAGAGGAAATCTGAACTTGGAAAACCGAGTCATGGGAAGAAGGGTTGCTGCGGTTCCAAGGTAAGAGTGGATAACGAGATTGCCGGAGAGACCAAGGAGGCAGAGAGGGGAAAGAAGAGCTGTTGCGGTTCCAAGGTAAGAGTAGATAACGAGATTGCCGGAGAGACTAAGGAGGCAGAGACTCATTGA
- the LOC141646642 gene encoding G2/mitotic-specific cyclin S13-7 isoform X1, translating to MDLRIDVPIKITEEPKQKKEAGNRRALQEIGNLVNFQNVPIIKSLGALSLANDQGGANKKKVTLKPEHETVIIISSDDEEDENEKLNKKKRILSGKKSYRKKKAHSLTYVLTARSKMACGLGIKPKDEVTNIDDVDANNELAVVEYVEDIYKFYKVVEDENRVCNYMPWQSHINEKMRMILVDWLVEVHNKFELLPETLYLTIDIVDRYLSRKIVSRKELQLIGISSMLLACKYEEIWAPEVNDFICISDNAYTKEQILAMEKEILGKLEWNLTVATPYVFLLRFIKATLPADNEMENMAFYMAESGLLQYQVVVLFSPSLIAASAVYAAIHYLGGTRGWTETLKHYTGYSEEELKGCAKMLVKYQMSAKECKLKGVHRKFSSIVRGAVALLPPPSKSLDSI from the exons ATGGATTTGAGAATTGATGTCCCTATTAAAATTACTG AAGAACCAAAGCAGAAGAAAGAAGCCGGAAATCGTAGAGCCCTACAAGAAATTGGCAATTTGGTTAATTTTCAGAATGTTCCCATCATCAA AAGCTTGGGTGCCTTATCACTTGCAAATGATCAAGGAGGAGCTAACAAGAAAAAGGTTACCCTTAAGCCGGAACACGAGACAGTCATCATAATAAGCTCGGACgatgaagaagacgaaaatgaGAAGTtgaataaaaagaaaagaattctGAGTGGAAAGAAAAGCTATAGGAAGAAGAAAGCTCATAGTCTCACTTATGTCCTCACCGCTCGCAGCAAG ATGGCCTGTGGACTAGGAATTAAGCCGAAAGATGAGGTAACAAACATTGATGATGTAGATGCTAATAATGAGCTAGCTGTGGTTGAGTATGTAGAGGACATCTACAAGTTTTACAAGGTAGTCGAGGATGAAAACCGTGTGTGTAATTACATGCCGTGGCAATCCCACATCAATGAGAAGATGAGGATGATTTTAGTCGATTGGCTGGTCGAAGTTCATAACAAGTTTGAACTGTTGCCTGAGACCCTTTACTTGACAATTGATATTGTAGACCGGTATCTTTCGAGGAAAATTGTGTCTAGGAAGGAGCTTCAACTGATTGGTATCAGTTCAATGCTCTTGGCCTGCAAATATGAAGAAATTTGGGCACCTGAG GTGAATGATTTCATCTGTATATCTGATAATGCATACACCAAAGAACAAATACTTGCTATGGAGAAAGAGATTCTCGGAAAGTTGGAGTGGAATCTCACAGTTGCGACTCCATATGTCTTCTTACTTAGGTTCATCAAAGCTACTCTTCCTGCTGACAACGAg ATGGAGAACATGGCCTTTTACATGGCAGAAAGCGGCCTGTTGCAGTATCAGGTGGTGGTGTTGTTCTCCCCATCGCTGATTGCTGCTTCAGCAGTATACGCGGCCATCCACTATTTGGGCGGAACTCGTGGTTGGACTGAAACACTGAAGCATTACACAGGCTACTCTGAGGAAGAACTCAAGGGATGTGCAAAAATGTTGGTGAAATATCAAATGTCAGCCAAAGAATGTAAGCTGAAAGGAGTTCACAGGAAGTTCTCGAGTATTGTTAGAGGCGCTGTCGCCCTTCTGCCACCACCTTCCAAATCTCTGGACAGTATTTAG
- the LOC141646642 gene encoding G2/mitotic-specific cyclin S13-7 isoform X3: MDLRIDVPIKITEPKQKKEAGNRRALQEIGNLVNFQNVPIIKSLGALSLANDQGGANKKKVTLKPEHETVIIISSDDEEDENEKLNKKKRILSGKKSYRKKKAHSLTYVLTARSKMACGLGIKPKDEVTNIDDVDANNELAVVEYVEDIYKFYKVVEDENRVCNYMPWQSHINEKMRMILVDWLVEVHNKFELLPETLYLTIDIVDRYLSRKIVSRKELQLIGISSMLLACKYEEIWAPEVNDFICISDNAYTKEQILAMEKEILGKLEWNLTVATPYVFLLRFIKATLPADNEMENMAFYMAESGLLQYQVVVLFSPSLIAASAVYAAIHYLGGTRGWTETLKHYTGYSEEELKGCAKMLVKYQMSAKECKLKGVHRKFSSIVRGAVALLPPPSKSLDSI, from the exons ATGGATTTGAGAATTGATGTCCCTATTAAAATTACTG AACCAAAGCAGAAGAAAGAAGCCGGAAATCGTAGAGCCCTACAAGAAATTGGCAATTTGGTTAATTTTCAGAATGTTCCCATCATCAA AAGCTTGGGTGCCTTATCACTTGCAAATGATCAAGGAGGAGCTAACAAGAAAAAGGTTACCCTTAAGCCGGAACACGAGACAGTCATCATAATAAGCTCGGACgatgaagaagacgaaaatgaGAAGTtgaataaaaagaaaagaattctGAGTGGAAAGAAAAGCTATAGGAAGAAGAAAGCTCATAGTCTCACTTATGTCCTCACCGCTCGCAGCAAG ATGGCCTGTGGACTAGGAATTAAGCCGAAAGATGAGGTAACAAACATTGATGATGTAGATGCTAATAATGAGCTAGCTGTGGTTGAGTATGTAGAGGACATCTACAAGTTTTACAAGGTAGTCGAGGATGAAAACCGTGTGTGTAATTACATGCCGTGGCAATCCCACATCAATGAGAAGATGAGGATGATTTTAGTCGATTGGCTGGTCGAAGTTCATAACAAGTTTGAACTGTTGCCTGAGACCCTTTACTTGACAATTGATATTGTAGACCGGTATCTTTCGAGGAAAATTGTGTCTAGGAAGGAGCTTCAACTGATTGGTATCAGTTCAATGCTCTTGGCCTGCAAATATGAAGAAATTTGGGCACCTGAG GTGAATGATTTCATCTGTATATCTGATAATGCATACACCAAAGAACAAATACTTGCTATGGAGAAAGAGATTCTCGGAAAGTTGGAGTGGAATCTCACAGTTGCGACTCCATATGTCTTCTTACTTAGGTTCATCAAAGCTACTCTTCCTGCTGACAACGAg ATGGAGAACATGGCCTTTTACATGGCAGAAAGCGGCCTGTTGCAGTATCAGGTGGTGGTGTTGTTCTCCCCATCGCTGATTGCTGCTTCAGCAGTATACGCGGCCATCCACTATTTGGGCGGAACTCGTGGTTGGACTGAAACACTGAAGCATTACACAGGCTACTCTGAGGAAGAACTCAAGGGATGTGCAAAAATGTTGGTGAAATATCAAATGTCAGCCAAAGAATGTAAGCTGAAAGGAGTTCACAGGAAGTTCTCGAGTATTGTTAGAGGCGCTGTCGCCCTTCTGCCACCACCTTCCAAATCTCTGGACAGTATTTAG